From one Shewanella sp. GD04112 genomic stretch:
- a CDS encoding lytic transglycosylase domain-containing protein encodes MPATHSSPLCLKSIAIISLGLWLAWGSVAAAFADEAKPKPRIVARYSESGIVSNTGQEKVKVYQYLQANGVTAFTDKAPTTNEYQILLYDCFACRPDSKIDWNGIRLFTRNYDSLISRAAHKHQLDPALIRAVIHAESAFNARALSRTGAMGLMQLMPETAKEMGVTNAFLPEENILGGSKYLAQMLKQFNGDIALACAAYNAGPTTVTQYNGIPPYPETQAYVERVQILLKRYRSAKV; translated from the coding sequence ATGCCAGCAACGCATTCTTCGCCACTTTGCCTTAAGTCGATAGCCATCATTAGCCTTGGTTTGTGGTTGGCTTGGGGAAGTGTTGCGGCCGCGTTTGCCGATGAAGCCAAGCCTAAGCCTCGTATTGTGGCCCGTTATTCTGAAAGCGGTATTGTGAGTAACACTGGGCAAGAAAAAGTCAAAGTTTATCAATATCTACAGGCCAATGGTGTCACGGCTTTTACCGATAAAGCGCCGACCACCAATGAGTATCAAATCCTGCTCTATGACTGCTTTGCCTGTCGCCCTGACTCCAAAATTGACTGGAATGGTATTCGGCTGTTTACCCGCAATTACGATAGCTTGATCAGCCGTGCGGCCCATAAACATCAATTAGACCCTGCACTTATCCGCGCTGTGATCCACGCTGAATCGGCCTTTAATGCCAGGGCCTTGTCACGTACTGGCGCAATGGGCCTGATGCAATTGATGCCCGAAACCGCCAAAGAGATGGGCGTGACCAATGCCTTTTTGCCGGAGGAGAATATTCTCGGCGGCAGTAAGTATTTGGCGCAAATGCTAAAACAGTTCAATGGAGATATTGCATTGGCCTGCGCCGCCTACAATGCTGGGCCAACCACAGTGACCCAATACAACGGTATTCCTCCCTATCCAGAAACCCAAGCCTATGTGGAGCGGGTGCAAATTCTGCTAAAACGTTACCGCAGCGCCAAAGTCTAG
- a CDS encoding DUF3137 domain-containing protein: MNILTFILGSPIKAQRQAARLSADASDRASLQEYYDTQLAPLAARYETKRVNSLKATRKRLYLSLAIVVGLVLLALLGHSRGLMLFPLPLVALLGLGFWSFTPTRQFKRQVQQEIYPIMFKYFGEDFIYNREMRLDMNRLSAAKVLPNYDKASFGDYIQGQYKGIELVVNELTLTKDVRVEEWDGNKRRTVTRTETRFRGTVVELSSHKQFIGHTVVLKDRGGLANFLSDSHSGLQRVKLEDPLFEKEFDVFSTDQIESRYLLNTAFMERLQQLAKSFDGDIQCAFFRNRLILFLPNRRSRFQMQSIFDSANFSAEFSQLNREMKQLFAIIEVLKLNEHTGL; encoded by the coding sequence ATGAATATACTCACCTTTATCTTAGGTAGTCCCATCAAGGCTCAGCGACAGGCGGCAAGATTGTCAGCCGACGCTTCGGATAGGGCGTCGCTGCAGGAGTACTACGATACCCAACTGGCGCCGCTCGCCGCCCGCTATGAAACTAAGCGCGTCAACAGCCTTAAGGCCACACGTAAACGCTTATATCTTAGTTTGGCGATAGTCGTAGGTCTCGTGCTGTTAGCGCTATTGGGGCATAGCCGTGGGCTCATGCTGTTTCCGCTGCCGTTGGTCGCGCTATTGGGATTAGGGTTTTGGAGTTTTACACCGACTCGGCAGTTTAAGCGGCAAGTACAGCAAGAAATTTATCCCATCATGTTTAAGTACTTTGGTGAGGATTTTATCTACAACCGCGAGATGCGCCTCGACATGAATCGCCTCAGTGCGGCTAAGGTGCTACCTAATTACGATAAGGCGAGCTTTGGTGATTATATTCAAGGCCAATACAAGGGCATCGAGTTAGTCGTCAATGAGTTAACCCTAACCAAAGACGTGCGAGTGGAGGAGTGGGACGGCAATAAACGCCGCACCGTGACCCGCACCGAGACCCGCTTTCGCGGCACTGTGGTTGAGCTAAGTAGCCATAAGCAATTTATTGGTCATACCGTGGTATTGAAGGATCGCGGTGGGCTGGCAAATTTCTTATCCGACAGCCACTCAGGGCTGCAAAGGGTGAAGCTTGAAGATCCTTTGTTCGAAAAAGAGTTCGATGTGTTTTCAACGGATCAAATCGAGTCGCGCTATTTGCTCAATACCGCCTTTATGGAGCGCTTGCAACAATTGGCAAAATCCTTCGATGGGGATATTCAATGCGCCTTCTTCCGCAATCGTTTGATCTTGTTTTTGCCAAATCGCCGTAGTCGTTTCCAGATGCAATCTATCTTCGACAGTGCTAATTTTTCGGCCGAATTTAGCCAGTTAAACCGTGAGATGAAGCAACTCTTTGCTATTATTGAAGTACTTAAACTAAACGAACACACGGGACTTTGA
- the cyoC gene encoding cytochrome o ubiquinol oxidase subunit III: protein MSVAIPADLEVAHAEEHHEHHDTGGNTLFGFWLYLMTDCILFASVFATYAVLYMNTDGGVSGKDIFELDFVLIETAALLLSSITYGFALIFAKRHNKAATLTWLAITFALGCVFIGMEVYEFHHLIEHGNGPQRSAFLSSFFTLVGMHGLHVTAGLIWMAIMMIEVAKTGLGNRSITRLSCLSLFWHFLDIVWICVFTVVYLLGAL from the coding sequence ATGAGTGTTGCAATCCCAGCTGATTTAGAAGTTGCTCACGCCGAGGAGCACCACGAGCACCATGATACGGGTGGCAACACCCTGTTTGGTTTTTGGCTCTACCTGATGACCGACTGCATCTTGTTTGCTTCGGTATTCGCCACCTACGCCGTGCTCTATATGAACACCGACGGCGGTGTATCGGGTAAAGACATTTTCGAACTGGACTTTGTGCTGATCGAAACCGCAGCCCTGCTGCTCAGTAGTATTACCTATGGTTTCGCGTTGATTTTCGCTAAGCGCCACAACAAGGCGGCAACCCTTACTTGGTTAGCCATTACCTTTGCACTGGGCTGTGTGTTTATCGGCATGGAAGTCTATGAGTTCCATCACCTGATCGAACATGGCAACGGCCCACAACGCAGCGCCTTCCTGTCATCTTTCTTCACCTTAGTGGGCATGCACGGCTTGCACGTGACCGCGGGGTTAATTTGGATGGCAATCATGATGATTGAAGTCGCCAAAACTGGCTTAGGTAACCGCAGCATCACTCGCTTGAGCTGCTTAAGCTTGTTCTGGCATTTCCTCGACATCGTGTGGATTTGCGTATTCACCGTTGTGTACTTATTGGGAGCACTGTAA
- a CDS encoding EAL domain-containing protein: protein MLNWLKGFLFIREQDFLNPDRTILKTSLLRIILLSGAILTTSIVLHSSLIAYELNLSFIIGITVSFLTVLFLALWFTRRYLLASSISLLAMVVAACLAILLFIPDFTLSQAGITFLYTLPLMALFLFGRKVAFWMMCFNVLPFLLLLRNQNLPPIVDVDISLPATHAYLNGLLFMFFNICIPLSAMRLLKTQKVHAQQMIQHQHALQRSLDQYAEIFDNNGTASFFCNEDGVILNLNNAAKQIAGDVTLNRTRLCDIFEVDQDTSTNLLAASFHTRLRHNSGSRYLLQKASLEHHDTLLFHCHDITAQANHELELNRLKKHHISTHFYDLVTGLPNENHWYNPTPSTAHQEMTVALVKIDNLSQINAAFGISVGDAILKAFALELKERFGHQAKIYRFRGASFALEFTEQPLISPETLAPQLRLRIPTSLKLKQEQQIEYHLECRVGCSSGHKSAPQQAAEQCLIAIKQTTQANPVMVYYVGLINNLLEASSQESKIRDALKHNRLEMWLQPKVLADGHIISFEALARMFDKDGSMIMPSTFIPIIESSQLQAIFAIKVFRQLLQLIRAWPKNVPMTKIAFNLSGQDILSDRFFKVLIQTYINHPELIPILEIEITETSVFSTHKETGRRLNTLARMGVSIAIDDFGTGHASLSQLIDISADTIKIDRYFVSQLGISERHTQIVNAAILLAKSLKLHVIAEGIETETQLIQLTALGCEQFQGYLFGKPAPASLWLKTYQMQTPTHWLAQKKTAN, encoded by the coding sequence TTGCTTAACTGGCTGAAAGGTTTTTTGTTTATCAGGGAGCAAGACTTTTTAAACCCCGATAGAACCATATTAAAAACCAGTTTATTGCGGATTATTTTGCTAAGTGGTGCCATTCTGACCACCAGCATAGTACTGCACAGCTCATTGATCGCATATGAGCTCAACCTCAGCTTTATTATTGGTATTACGGTCAGTTTTTTAACCGTCTTATTTCTCGCATTATGGTTTACCCGTCGGTATTTACTGGCGAGCTCAATCAGCTTGCTGGCCATGGTGGTCGCGGCCTGCTTGGCAATACTGTTGTTTATTCCAGATTTTACCTTGTCGCAGGCGGGCATTACCTTCCTGTATACGCTGCCGCTGATGGCGCTTTTCCTGTTTGGTCGAAAAGTCGCCTTCTGGATGATGTGCTTCAATGTGCTGCCTTTCTTATTGCTACTGCGTAACCAGAATCTCCCGCCTATTGTCGATGTCGATATTAGCCTGCCAGCAACCCACGCTTACCTCAACGGGCTGTTGTTTATGTTTTTCAATATTTGTATCCCGTTGTCAGCCATGCGGTTGTTAAAAACCCAGAAAGTCCATGCGCAGCAAATGATCCAGCATCAACACGCGCTGCAACGCTCTTTAGATCAATATGCAGAAATCTTTGACAATAATGGCACGGCCTCCTTCTTCTGTAATGAAGATGGAGTGATCCTCAACTTGAATAATGCGGCAAAACAAATCGCAGGAGATGTCACACTTAATCGCACTCGCCTGTGTGATATTTTTGAAGTGGACCAAGATACCAGTACGAATTTGTTGGCCGCCTCATTCCATACCCGTTTAAGGCACAATAGCGGCAGTCGATATCTACTGCAAAAAGCCTCATTAGAGCACCATGATACCTTGCTGTTTCACTGCCACGATATCACGGCACAAGCCAATCATGAGCTCGAACTCAATCGACTCAAAAAGCACCATATCAGTACCCATTTTTACGATTTAGTCACTGGCCTACCCAACGAGAACCACTGGTATAACCCGACACCAAGTACTGCCCACCAGGAAATGACTGTCGCCCTAGTTAAGATCGATAATCTAAGCCAAATTAATGCCGCCTTTGGCATCAGCGTGGGAGATGCCATCCTCAAAGCCTTTGCCTTAGAGCTTAAAGAGCGCTTCGGCCATCAGGCCAAAATATATCGTTTTAGAGGTGCATCCTTTGCCCTGGAATTTACCGAACAGCCACTCATCTCGCCAGAGACGCTCGCACCGCAATTACGTCTTCGCATTCCGACAAGTTTAAAACTTAAGCAAGAACAACAGATTGAATACCATTTAGAGTGTCGCGTTGGCTGTAGTTCTGGCCATAAATCCGCTCCGCAGCAAGCCGCCGAGCAATGCTTGATTGCCATTAAACAAACCACCCAAGCCAACCCAGTTATGGTGTATTACGTTGGCTTGATTAACAATTTACTTGAGGCATCCTCGCAAGAAAGCAAAATCCGCGACGCGCTAAAACACAACCGACTGGAAATGTGGCTGCAACCAAAAGTGTTGGCAGATGGGCATATTATTAGCTTTGAAGCGCTCGCCAGAATGTTCGACAAAGACGGCAGTATGATCATGCCCAGCACCTTTATCCCCATCATAGAGTCATCGCAGTTGCAGGCGATTTTCGCCATTAAAGTGTTTAGGCAATTACTTCAATTGATCCGTGCTTGGCCCAAAAATGTCCCTATGACTAAGATTGCCTTCAACCTATCGGGACAAGATATTTTGTCGGATCGATTCTTCAAGGTACTGATCCAGACATATATTAACCATCCCGAACTCATTCCAATTTTAGAAATTGAAATCACTGAAACCTCAGTGTTTTCCACCCACAAAGAAACTGGCAGACGCTTAAACACACTCGCGAGAATGGGCGTTTCCATTGCGATCGACGATTTCGGCACAGGCCATGCTTCCTTAAGCCAGCTGATTGACATAAGCGCCGATACAATAAAAATTGATCGCTACTTTGTCAGCCAGCTCGGCATTAGCGAGCGCCACACGCAAATTGTCAACGCGGCAATTCTGTTGGCGAAGAGTTTAAAACTGCATGTAATTGCCGAGGGGATTGAAACTGAAACCCAATTGATACAGCTCACAGCACTGGGGTGTGAACAATTCCAAGGCTACTTATTTGGCAAACCTGCACCAGCCTCGTTGTGGCTAAAAACCTATCAAATGCAAACCCCAACCCACTGGTTAGCACAGAAAAAGACGGCTAACTGA
- a CDS encoding AbgT family transporter: MSSKSNDIPVNSPQADDMSSRGWFVRFLNIVERLGNLLPHPITLFALFCVAVILVSGIAGYFGLTVTDPRPEGAHGRGADGLIHVVSLMNAEGLRMIVSNLVTNFTGFTPLGTVLVALLGVGIAERSGLLSAAMRALVMGASKRLVTLTIVFAGIMSNTAAELGYVVLIPMAAMIFHSLGRHPLAGLAAAFAGVSGGYSANLLLGTVDPLLSGITEAAARMIDPDYNVGPEVNWYFMFVSTFVITFLGAFVTEKIVEPKLGKYQGDDADETVHQPMGNVTELEKRGLKWAGLSMLVLAVILALSVVPEGAPLRDPKTGLVSGSPFLKGIVAFIFICFAIPGFVYGKVVGSIKNDKDVINAMSHSMSTMGLYIVLVFFAAQFVAFFNWSNLGAVLAVLGADALQSIGLTGPILFLFFIMICGFINLMLGSASAQWAITAPIFVPMLMLVGYAPETIQAAYRIGDSVTNLVTPMMSYFGLILAVACRYQKNLGIGTLIATMLPYTLVFFVGWTAFFFLWVFGFGLPVGPGAATYYTP; the protein is encoded by the coding sequence ATGAGCTCGAAATCCAACGATATTCCCGTCAATTCACCACAGGCCGACGACATGAGTTCTCGCGGCTGGTTTGTCCGTTTTCTTAATATTGTCGAACGCTTAGGGAACCTACTCCCCCATCCTATTACCTTGTTCGCCCTGTTCTGTGTCGCCGTGATCTTAGTATCGGGCATTGCGGGCTACTTTGGATTAACGGTCACCGATCCGCGCCCCGAGGGCGCCCACGGCCGAGGTGCCGATGGACTTATTCATGTGGTCAGTCTGATGAATGCCGAAGGCTTGCGGATGATAGTGTCCAACTTAGTCACTAACTTCACTGGCTTTACGCCCTTAGGCACTGTGTTGGTCGCCCTACTGGGTGTGGGTATCGCCGAGCGTTCGGGACTGTTATCCGCGGCGATGCGTGCACTCGTTATGGGCGCGTCGAAGCGTTTGGTGACGTTAACTATCGTATTTGCCGGCATTATGTCGAACACGGCGGCAGAGCTTGGATATGTGGTATTAATTCCCATGGCGGCGATGATCTTCCACTCCTTAGGTCGCCATCCACTGGCGGGGCTTGCCGCAGCATTTGCTGGGGTATCAGGGGGATACAGCGCTAACCTATTGCTTGGTACTGTCGATCCACTGTTATCGGGTATCACTGAGGCGGCGGCGCGAATGATCGATCCCGACTACAACGTCGGCCCCGAGGTTAACTGGTACTTTATGTTTGTCTCGACCTTTGTGATCACTTTCCTCGGGGCCTTTGTGACCGAGAAAATTGTCGAGCCGAAACTGGGCAAGTATCAAGGCGATGATGCCGATGAAACCGTGCACCAACCCATGGGCAATGTCACCGAGCTGGAAAAACGCGGCCTCAAGTGGGCGGGATTATCTATGCTGGTGCTAGCGGTAATCCTTGCGCTGTCAGTCGTGCCAGAGGGTGCGCCACTGCGCGATCCTAAAACCGGCCTGGTCTCGGGTTCGCCCTTCCTCAAAGGCATCGTCGCCTTTATCTTTATCTGTTTTGCTATCCCGGGTTTTGTCTACGGCAAGGTCGTTGGCAGCATTAAAAACGATAAAGACGTTATCAATGCCATGTCGCACAGCATGAGCACTATGGGGCTGTATATCGTACTGGTGTTTTTTGCGGCGCAATTTGTGGCCTTCTTTAACTGGAGTAATCTGGGTGCCGTGTTAGCCGTGCTGGGTGCCGATGCCCTGCAATCCATTGGCTTAACTGGGCCAATCCTGTTCCTGTTTTTTATTATGATCTGTGGCTTTATCAACTTGATGCTGGGTAGCGCCTCGGCTCAGTGGGCCATTACCGCCCCCATTTTTGTGCCCATGCTGATGTTAGTCGGCTATGCGCCCGAAACCATTCAAGCGGCCTACCGTATTGGCGACTCAGTGACTAACTTAGTCACGCCTATGATGAGTTATTTCGGGCTGATTTTGGCCGTGGCTTGCCGTTACCAGAAAAACCTTGGCATAGGCACGCTTATCGCCACTATGCTGCCGTACACCTTAGTGTTTTTCGTTGGCTGGACGGCGTTCTTCTTCCTGTGGGTGTTTGGCTTTGGTCTGCCTGTGGGGCCAGGCGCAGCCACTTACTACACACCTTAA
- a CDS encoding LemA family protein produces the protein MDKLLLGLALIFIVTYLWYVSLVKKRNTALEALSGIDVQLAKRADLVPNILKIAKRFMDHEKSLLTEITELRTQLTRNYNKTDPNAVKEHIAQAEKLNDKMGALMVSVESYPELKSDNTMLEAMQTYNEVEAHISAARRFYNSAVSELNTAVEIFPGSIIASMANIKVMPFYEVNEASKAPIDAADYL, from the coding sequence ATGGACAAACTGTTATTAGGATTAGCGCTGATTTTTATCGTCACCTACCTTTGGTACGTCAGCCTAGTCAAAAAGCGCAATACCGCCCTCGAAGCCCTGTCGGGAATCGATGTGCAGTTAGCCAAGCGCGCCGATCTTGTGCCCAATATCCTCAAAATCGCCAAGCGATTTATGGATCATGAAAAGTCATTACTCACTGAAATCACTGAGCTACGCACGCAATTAACCCGCAATTACAACAAGACAGATCCGAATGCGGTGAAAGAGCATATCGCGCAAGCCGAGAAGCTGAACGATAAAATGGGTGCCTTGATGGTGAGCGTTGAAAGCTATCCCGAGCTGAAGTCGGACAATACTATGCTCGAGGCTATGCAAACCTATAACGAGGTCGAAGCCCATATCTCTGCTGCCCGCCGTTTCTATAATTCGGCGGTGTCTGAGTTAAATACTGCCGTTGAGATTTTCCCCGGGTCGATTATTGCGTCGATGGCAAACATCAAGGTGATGCCATTCTACGAGGTGAATGAAGCCTCTAAAGCGCCGATAGACGCGGCGGATTATCTGTAA
- the cyoE gene encoding heme o synthase gives MNTQARLTSTQWKARFKGYVQVTKPGIIFGNLISVAGGFLLAAKGDVDLVLMLASLVGLSLVVASGCAINNCIDRDIDAKMQRTCKRVTVTGEIPLSHVLLFGIALGVLGFGILALFTNALALLFAAIGYVVYVGIYSLYMKRNSVYGTLVGSFSGAVPPVVGYCSVTGQMDMGAVILLLMFSLWQMPHSYAIAIFRFNDYAAAKIPVLPVAEGMAKAKHHIVLYIAVFALVSTMLPLAGYTGTAFMAVTCATSLWWLTMALKGYRQDVDMPRWARQVFGFSIITITALSVTMALDFQAVSQTPLFTLVR, from the coding sequence ATGAACACACAAGCTAGATTGACATCGACGCAATGGAAAGCACGCTTCAAAGGGTATGTACAGGTGACTAAGCCTGGCATCATTTTCGGGAATCTGATTTCCGTTGCTGGCGGCTTCCTATTGGCCGCTAAGGGCGATGTGGATCTGGTCTTGATGCTGGCAAGCTTAGTGGGATTATCCTTAGTCGTCGCCTCTGGCTGTGCGATTAATAACTGTATCGACCGTGACATTGACGCCAAAATGCAGCGCACCTGCAAACGCGTCACCGTCACGGGCGAAATTCCCCTAAGCCATGTCTTGCTGTTTGGCATCGCCTTAGGCGTGCTTGGATTTGGTATCTTAGCCTTGTTCACCAATGCCTTAGCTCTGCTGTTTGCCGCTATTGGCTATGTCGTGTATGTCGGGATTTATAGCCTCTATATGAAGCGAAACTCGGTTTACGGCACCTTAGTCGGCAGCTTTTCGGGCGCAGTACCGCCCGTGGTGGGCTATTGCAGCGTGACGGGGCAAATGGATATGGGCGCAGTGATTTTATTGCTGATGTTCAGCCTCTGGCAGATGCCACACTCCTACGCCATCGCGATTTTCCGCTTTAATGACTATGCAGCCGCGAAGATCCCCGTGCTGCCAGTCGCCGAAGGGATGGCCAAGGCGAAGCACCATATAGTGCTCTATATCGCAGTGTTCGCCTTGGTCAGCACCATGCTGCCACTCGCAGGTTACACAGGCACCGCCTTTATGGCCGTGACCTGTGCCACCAGCCTCTGGTGGCTAACTATGGCCCTCAAAGGTTATCGTCAAGATGTGGATATGCCACGTTGGGCCAGACAAGTGTTTGGTTTTTCAATTATTACCATCACAGCACTCAGTGTAACCATGGCGCTGGATTTTCAAGCGGTCAGTCAAACCCCACTGTTTACCTTAGTGCGATAA
- the rlmJ gene encoding 23S rRNA (adenine(2030)-N(6))-methyltransferase RlmJ, with amino-acid sequence MLSYRHGYHAGNYADVLKHAILLQTLQLMHKKDKPLVYIDTHAGAGGYALTDEFAQKTGEYLEGVAKLWNKTDLPKSLQDYVDAVRHFNEDNPEELNFYPGSPAIIDMELGPKDRMLLHELHGTDHLLLDEYFEQDKQVKVIKGDGLKGLIAAVPPLERRALVLVDPSYEIKTDYQTVAETLIKAHKRFATGIFMLWYPVVNRAQTEEMLSRLASSGIKRQLRIEQAIKPDSNEFGMTAAGLWVINPPWQLDEIATEMLDYLGKNLGQADGNVIVKWEVGE; translated from the coding sequence ATGTTAAGTTACCGCCACGGTTATCACGCCGGCAATTATGCCGATGTGCTGAAACACGCTATTTTGCTGCAAACTTTGCAGTTAATGCATAAGAAAGACAAACCCTTAGTCTATATCGATACCCATGCAGGTGCCGGCGGTTATGCGTTAACGGATGAGTTTGCTCAGAAGACGGGTGAATACCTCGAAGGCGTAGCTAAGCTTTGGAATAAAACCGATCTGCCAAAATCCCTGCAGGATTATGTAGATGCGGTGCGTCACTTTAACGAAGACAATCCAGAAGAACTCAACTTTTATCCAGGTTCTCCCGCCATTATCGATATGGAGCTGGGGCCGAAGGATCGTATGCTGCTGCACGAGCTGCACGGTACCGATCATCTGCTGCTGGATGAGTATTTCGAGCAGGATAAGCAGGTAAAAGTCATCAAGGGCGATGGCCTTAAAGGCTTGATTGCTGCGGTACCGCCACTTGAGCGCCGCGCACTGGTACTTGTCGATCCCAGTTATGAGATTAAGACCGACTATCAAACGGTCGCCGAGACCTTAATCAAGGCGCATAAGCGCTTTGCCACCGGCATATTTATGCTCTGGTATCCCGTAGTCAACCGCGCGCAGACGGAAGAAATGCTTTCCCGCTTAGCCAGCAGCGGTATTAAGCGCCAGCTACGTATCGAACAGGCAATCAAACCGGACTCCAATGAATTTGGCATGACAGCCGCAGGACTATGGGTGATCAACCCACCTTGGCAACTGGATGAAATCGCGACTGAGATGCTCGATTACCTCGGCAAAAACTTAGGCCAAGCCGATGGCAATGTCATCGTTAAATGGGAAGTCGGCGAATAA
- the cyoD gene encoding cytochrome o ubiquinol oxidase subunit IV, which yields MGAHTQSHDHSHGADDLAASIKSYLVGFVLSVVLTAIPFWAVMTHHFEQSTTLAIVVVTALVQILVHLKYFLHLDFSKEGKINTFSFLFTALIIVMVVGLSVWIILEANALMM from the coding sequence ATGGGCGCACATACTCAATCACATGACCATAGCCATGGCGCAGACGATCTGGCCGCCAGCATCAAGTCCTACTTAGTCGGTTTTGTGCTGTCAGTGGTGTTAACTGCCATCCCATTCTGGGCGGTAATGACCCATCACTTCGAGCAATCGACGACGCTTGCCATCGTCGTTGTCACGGCACTGGTGCAGATTTTGGTACACCTTAAGTACTTCCTGCACTTGGACTTCTCTAAGGAAGGCAAGATCAACACCTTCTCCTTCCTATTTACCGCACTGATCATCGTGATGGTGGTTGGCTTGTCGGTATGGATCATTCTCGAAGCTAACGCTTTGATGATGTAA
- a CDS encoding class I SAM-dependent methyltransferase produces MTPIFFNQQFPTLVDICARWQLVFDADAPFELRFESDTLTLHKRDEPKLDGIVVDFVTGAVAHRRKFGGGRGQSIAKAVGLKQGVTPKVVDGTAGLGRDAFVLASLGCTVTMVERHPVVAALLEDGLRRAYQDAEIGGWMRDRMQLFHGSSLEALAKLEQEVDVVYLDPMYPHRDKSALVKKEMRVFQTLVGADLDADGLLVPAMVLASKRVVVKRPDYAEDLAGVKPSMVIETKKNRFDVYVKSAMK; encoded by the coding sequence GTGACTCCGATTTTTTTTAATCAGCAATTTCCAACTCTTGTGGACATTTGTGCCCGCTGGCAACTGGTTTTTGATGCCGATGCGCCGTTTGAATTGCGTTTTGAATCAGACACCTTGACGCTACATAAGCGCGATGAGCCTAAGCTCGATGGCATAGTAGTGGATTTTGTGACTGGCGCGGTTGCCCATAGACGCAAGTTTGGTGGCGGTCGTGGGCAGTCGATTGCTAAGGCTGTTGGGTTAAAGCAGGGCGTTACCCCAAAAGTGGTCGATGGTACTGCGGGCCTCGGTCGCGATGCCTTTGTGTTGGCAAGTTTAGGTTGCACTGTGACTATGGTAGAGCGCCATCCTGTAGTGGCCGCATTATTAGAAGATGGCCTGCGCCGTGCCTATCAAGATGCCGAAATCGGCGGCTGGATGCGTGATCGTATGCAGCTTTTCCATGGTTCTAGCCTCGAAGCACTCGCCAAATTGGAGCAAGAGGTTGATGTGGTCTACCTCGACCCTATGTATCCCCACCGCGACAAATCAGCCTTAGTCAAAAAAGAAATGCGAGTCTTTCAAACCTTAGTCGGTGCAGACCTCGACGCCGATGGCTTGCTCGTCCCCGCCATGGTTCTAGCCAGTAAGCGTGTAGTGGTGAAGCGCCCCGATTATGCTGAAGACCTCGCTGGCGTTAAGCCCAGCATGGTAATCGAAACTAAGAAAAACCGCTTCGATGTCTATGTAAAATCGGCAATGAAGTAG